The Leptotrichia sp. OH3620_COT-345 genome includes the window TATGTAAATCTTTTATTGATATATTCAATTCTTTTCTCGTCTGACTTATCGCATTTTCAGTACTCTTCACTTCAGGCGATGTCAACCCTTCTGAAAATGTCAACATCCCCATTAAAAGGAAACTTAACAAAAGTGCTCTTGTATACTTTATGTCTTTACATCTTTTTGCCAATGCTCTTAAGTCTTTTTCCATTTTCTTTAAATTATTACTCATGTTTTTCTCCTTCCTTCAATTATTCTTTTCTTATCAGTTTAAATTCTATTCTTCTGTTCTGTGCTCTTCCTTCCGCTGTCTCATTTGTCGCAACAGGTTCCTCTTCCCCACG containing:
- a CDS encoding autotransporter-associated N-terminal domain-containing protein, with the protein product MSNNLKKMEKDLRALAKRCKDIKYTRALLLSFLLMGMLTFSEGLTSPEVKSTENAISQTRKELNISIKDLHTSFKQAKRENNRLLKNANLELIQLMEQGDQVVKSPWSSWQFGMNYFYSNWRGAYKGRGDKKEKYPYEG